The following coding sequences lie in one Rhodohalobacter barkolensis genomic window:
- a CDS encoding DUF5723 family protein, which translates to MKIKQSSLFTILASFALLLFNPSESSGQASHQTAGTIGLGGGGVAYQDLYHANFINPANLMLNHNRRPHITLGVVGGIQARSGGDLINISTYNDYLTTGMTIEGTVADDMLNQWFGANDAGMRSAAMDFSLVPVGAVYRNPDWTVSIAHRIRASGKSSFSRGFADLVFRGLDSDYFNQFRAVNSAQEYYAWHEFSVGFATTIYRQDRFMGLGRNLRIHAGIAPKLLLSADYGSLSLQSDLRIEGVSAESGGEIQHNFNYTVETIGARAAQLEQYNQDRQAGLDPKLDDYLDPDAGDYTGFRGTSIGVDMGVTARLDLHDNAFSNLGIFRGDKTLTVGLSLTDLGALSFSDNARSFNAADNFTWNGIDYDQETIDNDFDGDESAYFESVLVDSIGNDVYGNFNTSTESSHSVGLPTMLRVGSHLQLGKFGFMADIGAGMVDRGINSSRLHLSLGSEYKFFNIIPLRAGVRMGGYSSTTFHAGTGVELRNFEFSLGVAGSANSQNRGAALGAAWSGIVVHF; encoded by the coding sequence ATGAAAATCAAACAATCTTCCTTATTTACGATACTGGCATCCTTTGCTCTCCTCCTTTTCAATCCTTCTGAGAGCTCCGGACAAGCATCCCATCAAACAGCCGGTACAATCGGACTGGGTGGCGGCGGTGTTGCCTACCAGGATCTCTATCACGCCAATTTTATCAATCCGGCCAACCTGATGCTGAACCACAACAGAAGGCCTCACATTACGCTTGGTGTAGTAGGCGGAATCCAGGCCCGGTCAGGCGGAGATTTAATCAATATCAGCACATACAACGACTACCTGACTACCGGAATGACCATTGAGGGCACTGTTGCAGATGATATGCTGAATCAGTGGTTTGGCGCAAATGATGCGGGTATGCGTTCTGCTGCCATGGATTTTAGCCTGGTACCTGTAGGCGCCGTCTACCGCAATCCGGATTGGACCGTCAGTATCGCGCATCGCATTCGTGCATCCGGAAAATCATCCTTCTCTAGAGGATTTGCAGACCTTGTCTTCCGCGGACTCGACTCTGACTATTTCAACCAGTTCCGGGCCGTCAACTCTGCACAGGAGTATTACGCGTGGCACGAGTTTTCAGTGGGCTTTGCAACCACAATTTATCGTCAGGACCGGTTTATGGGATTGGGCCGGAATCTACGTATTCACGCCGGAATAGCACCTAAGCTTCTTCTCTCTGCCGACTATGGTTCACTGAGCCTGCAGTCTGATCTGAGGATTGAAGGTGTATCAGCTGAATCGGGAGGAGAAATTCAGCACAACTTTAACTACACCGTTGAAACCATTGGAGCACGAGCCGCTCAGCTTGAGCAGTATAACCAAGATCGTCAGGCCGGTTTGGATCCCAAACTGGATGATTATTTGGACCCGGATGCAGGCGATTATACCGGTTTCAGGGGAACCTCCATCGGCGTGGATATGGGGGTAACGGCCCGGCTCGATCTGCACGATAATGCTTTCAGTAATCTTGGAATCTTCCGCGGTGATAAAACTTTGACCGTTGGCCTCTCACTCACGGATTTGGGAGCTCTCTCCTTCTCCGATAATGCACGCTCATTTAATGCGGCAGACAACTTCACATGGAATGGGATCGACTACGATCAGGAGACCATCGACAATGATTTTGACGGAGACGAGAGTGCTTACTTTGAATCTGTTCTGGTTGACAGTATCGGAAATGACGTCTATGGTAATTTCAACACAAGTACGGAGTCCTCTCACTCCGTCGGATTGCCAACCATGTTGAGAGTCGGCTCGCACCTGCAGCTGGGCAAGTTCGGGTTTATGGCAGATATCGGAGCGGGAATGGTTGATCGAGGCATCAACAGCAGCAGACTGCATCTCTCGCTGGGCAGTGAATACAAATTCTTCAACATTATTCCACTTCGTGCAGGAGTACGAATGGGCGGCTACAGCAGTACCACATTTCACGCCGGTACGGGGGTAGAACTCAGGAATTTTGAATTCAGTCTGGGAGTTGCGGGGAGTGCCAACTCCCAAAACCGTGGAGCCGCACTGGGCGCCGCCTGGAGCGGGATCGTTGTTCATTTTTAA
- a CDS encoding lysophospholipid acyltransferase family protein, which translates to MVQRIKSLLIWAGIILLILFWMPLLALIRLFDRSPVRYRTGKWFRKLGYFISKVNPTWKVDIDGGEDIDDRNPYVMVSNHMSNADIPVISNLPWEMKWIAKKVLFGLPIVGWMMKMSGDISVDRSSSNKRIGVFKQCKYYLDQNISVIFFPEGTRSRTGKVNHFAIGAFDLAIREQKPILPIALDGTHDCLPKKSWVFKPNVHVRMKVLDPIPTVGMEKEDGVELVEDVRRRIAAQIAEWRGVSVEEVLAISSADSRTSS; encoded by the coding sequence ATGGTACAGCGAATAAAATCCCTGTTGATTTGGGCCGGCATCATTCTGTTGATACTTTTCTGGATGCCACTTCTCGCGCTCATTCGTCTGTTTGACCGAAGCCCGGTCCGATACAGAACGGGAAAGTGGTTTCGGAAGCTGGGTTATTTCATATCCAAAGTAAATCCAACCTGGAAGGTGGATATTGACGGAGGTGAAGATATTGATGACCGGAATCCCTATGTGATGGTAAGTAATCATATGTCGAATGCGGATATACCGGTGATTTCCAATCTGCCGTGGGAGATGAAATGGATTGCCAAAAAAGTGCTGTTTGGACTTCCGATTGTCGGATGGATGATGAAGATGTCGGGGGATATATCGGTGGATCGGTCCTCATCGAACAAGAGAATCGGTGTATTTAAACAGTGTAAATACTACCTGGATCAAAATATATCGGTCATCTTTTTTCCGGAGGGGACCCGTTCCCGAACCGGCAAAGTAAATCATTTCGCAATCGGTGCTTTTGACCTTGCTATTCGCGAACAGAAACCGATTTTGCCAATTGCTTTGGACGGCACTCATGACTGTCTCCCCAAAAAGAGCTGGGTTTTTAAGCCGAATGTACACGTCAGAATGAAAGTTCTCGATCCGATTCCAACCGTAGGTATGGAAAAAGAGGATGGTGTGGAACTGGTAGAAGATGTGCGCAGACGCATTGCAGCGCAGATCGCCGAATGGAGAGGTGTTTCTGTAGAGGAGGTTTTAGCCATCTCCTCCGCCGATAGTCGGACAAGTTCTTGA
- a CDS encoding DEAD/DEAH box helicase, with protein sequence MKFTDLNLSDSLLAGLRDVQFTDTTPVQEKAIPIVTSGRDLIATAQTGTGKTGAFVIPIMDQILKNNEKRDGVKALILSPTRELAKQIDEEIFAIGYHTGLTSATVIGGSDFAQQVNAIKAGVDIIVATPGRLMDQNKVINIDFSNVEYFILDEADRMLDMGFLPDIRKIISWLPKERQTLLFSATMPNEIKNLAGSIMNNPDSVEIERSKPSKQVEQRAYTLLSDQKIPLVKKIFKNIKWDSCIIFTSTKKGTDELHRLLRDEGIKAESIHGDRSQDERNRALNAFKNGQVPVIVATDVLARGIDIKEVSIIMNYDVPNNTDDYIHRIGRTGRYDKSGIAITFVTRRDSKKFRDIERIKGNTIKHIELPKNFGDSSDFSWDDDFKGGKKDQSKGKKSQTKEKSQDSRDKSQKSDDSKKQRPGSRSGNDEKKGSDKQDQAKSQTGSDKETDKKQSKDSSAKDQSDKRQKSESKSSPKQKPKQEKKKEQPKKADKEKQEQAAKPEKVEDLKNVTLPPVVEKAVDRNKRARKPSKGIWGIIKSYIPKIK encoded by the coding sequence TTGAAGTTTACTGATTTAAACCTTTCTGATTCACTGCTCGCCGGCTTGCGGGATGTTCAATTTACTGATACTACACCTGTTCAAGAGAAAGCGATTCCCATTGTCACCTCCGGGCGTGACCTTATTGCCACCGCACAAACAGGAACCGGCAAAACGGGCGCGTTTGTGATCCCAATTATGGATCAAATTCTAAAAAACAATGAAAAGCGTGATGGCGTAAAAGCGCTTATTCTGAGTCCGACCCGCGAGCTTGCCAAACAGATTGATGAAGAGATTTTTGCGATCGGATATCATACCGGCCTGACCTCAGCCACGGTGATCGGCGGCAGCGATTTTGCTCAGCAGGTAAACGCAATCAAGGCAGGAGTGGACATCATTGTTGCGACGCCAGGACGATTGATGGATCAAAACAAAGTGATCAACATCGACTTTTCGAATGTGGAGTATTTTATCCTGGATGAAGCAGACAGAATGCTGGACATGGGTTTTCTGCCGGATATCCGGAAGATCATCTCGTGGCTGCCAAAGGAGAGACAGACTCTTCTCTTTTCCGCTACGATGCCGAATGAGATTAAGAATCTGGCCGGCAGCATCATGAATAATCCCGATTCTGTAGAAATTGAGCGGTCCAAGCCATCAAAACAGGTTGAACAGCGCGCTTACACGCTATTGAGTGATCAGAAAATTCCGCTGGTCAAAAAGATCTTTAAGAATATTAAATGGGACTCCTGCATTATTTTCACCTCTACCAAGAAAGGAACGGATGAACTTCATAGACTTCTTCGGGATGAGGGAATCAAGGCAGAAAGTATTCACGGTGACCGTTCTCAGGATGAGAGAAACAGGGCACTGAATGCATTTAAGAACGGTCAGGTACCGGTAATTGTGGCTACCGACGTTCTGGCGCGTGGTATCGATATCAAAGAGGTGTCGATCATCATGAACTACGATGTACCCAACAACACGGATGACTACATTCACCGTATCGGGCGAACCGGACGGTATGATAAATCCGGAATTGCCATTACGTTTGTGACCCGCCGCGACAGCAAGAAATTCCGTGATATTGAGCGGATCAAAGGGAATACGATCAAGCATATTGAACTGCCCAAAAACTTTGGTGATTCGTCCGACTTCTCATGGGATGATGATTTTAAAGGCGGAAAGAAAGATCAATCGAAAGGCAAAAAGAGTCAGACAAAAGAGAAGTCGCAGGATTCAAGGGATAAGAGTCAGAAGTCTGATGATTCCAAAAAACAGCGACCGGGCAGCCGATCGGGCAATGACGAGAAGAAAGGATCTGACAAGCAGGACCAGGCTAAAAGCCAAACAGGATCAGATAAGGAAACCGATAAGAAACAAAGCAAGGACTCTTCAGCCAAAGATCAGTCAGACAAGCGACAGAAGTCTGAGTCCAAATCGTCTCCAAAGCAAAAGCCGAAACAGGAGAAGAAAAAAGAGCAGCCGAAAAAAGCTGATAAAGAGAAGCAGGAACAGGCTGCAAAACCGGAGAAGGTTGAGGACTTGAAAAATGTAACGCTGCCACCTGTTGTAGAGAAGGCTGTGGATCGCAATAAACGTGCCCGTAAACCGTCCAAGGGAATTTGGGGCATTATTAAGAGTTATATACCGAAGATTAAATAG
- a CDS encoding ribbon-helix-helix protein, CopG family → MKSVRLPKKLEEELDALSSSTNKSHSHIIREALVEYIAKEKKTQSPFEAGKDLFGKRGSGDIDRSVTYKSRIKEKISEKQSD, encoded by the coding sequence ATGAAATCCGTCAGATTACCCAAAAAGCTCGAAGAAGAGCTGGATGCCCTCTCCTCTTCCACGAATAAATCTCATTCCCACATTATCCGGGAAGCGCTGGTGGAATATATTGCAAAAGAGAAAAAAACACAGAGCCCCTTCGAAGCAGGAAAAGATCTATTTGGCAAACGAGGGAGCGGTGACATCGATCGATCTGTTACTTATAAATCGAGAATAAAAGAGAAAATAAGTGAAAAACAGTCTGATTGA
- a CDS encoding type II toxin-antitoxin system VapC family toxin: MKNSLIDAGPIIALFDNTDQHHEKVLSFLKEYHGRLTTTWPVLTEACYMLDFNRNTQLDFIDWIIAGGLDVYNLQHWQIGAVRDWFVKYSDLPADLADCTLLEAAESQNIDSIITLDQDFSVYKLNNGKYLNNLIQ, encoded by the coding sequence GTGAAAAACAGTCTGATTGATGCGGGTCCGATAATTGCACTTTTTGATAACACTGATCAGCATCATGAAAAAGTCCTTTCTTTTTTAAAAGAGTATCACGGCCGTTTGACAACCACCTGGCCGGTACTGACTGAGGCCTGCTATATGCTCGATTTCAATAGAAACACTCAGCTGGATTTTATTGACTGGATTATTGCCGGTGGTTTAGACGTGTACAATCTTCAACATTGGCAAATCGGAGCAGTCCGAGATTGGTTTGTCAAGTACTCCGACTTACCGGCGGATCTGGCTGATTGTACTCTCCTGGAAGCAGCAGAATCACAAAATATTGATTCAATTATTACACTGGATCAGGATTTTTCCGTATACAAATTGAACAATGGGAAATATTTGAATAATCTGATTCAATGA
- a CDS encoding GumC family protein has product MGQFERGNGFSANKNLYNGDYPNELDPDEIDLIKLFSIILRYKWIIAGITLMFTIASVIYSYSIIPVYESDGTILIKDDQNRYPGGGAELSNLLSATYGIGMGSTLSNELQVFRSRSMSFTLANRVIQEDVMKNGSRFPILWRAFPDDSTVVTRDSVATRIRNNMDIVRQDQDTDMLRITFKSYSPLEAAWMVDQAIEGYTDLSQQQNRGAASSALDFLERERELIREELNENEQRLRVYMNETGLIQVDEQTSAAIERISELEAQRQELQVRKVAVTSAISAYEQQLDEIKPGLADQFSDNVGTTLERYQYRLAELETEKLLLLQRNPSLRDQPDQEPYLVEIEDQIQLLRREINRIASTLVDESADAYIGFLSNTDNGIAGRITELRTQLIELRIEESQYLAQETAIDERMAAENEFFNNLPDNMIELARLKRDAEIQEELFLTISQQYAETALWEQTQFGQGRPLDYAFVPDKPTEPKKRMIVIVGFLLGGIVSLGAVFTRELFNNTLDSVDHLKERGYPLLTVIPDMTNRMKEIFGDSKTVTIQGKSISTSLLSITDSISPVSESFRRLHNNIIYSHPDENFKRILITSSAKGEGKSTVSTNLAVILADSGKKVLIIDSDLRRPNLHKLLGENRIPGLIDTLFNDDIELSQVIRETVVPNLDLLTTGQEPPNPSAVLQSEKLKGLIDQVEEHYDHIIIDTAPYGIITDAAPLIPIVDGVVLIARFGETPINELNQSIENLERVHAKIIGTVLTAYNYEKSGDYYTRSNGHYDYQRAYKDYNRSI; this is encoded by the coding sequence ATGGGACAGTTTGAGCGGGGAAATGGGTTTTCTGCGAATAAAAATCTCTATAACGGGGATTATCCTAATGAATTAGATCCGGATGAGATTGATCTGATAAAGTTATTCAGTATTATCCTGCGATATAAATGGATTATTGCAGGTATTACACTGATGTTTACGATTGCATCTGTTATTTATTCATATTCTATTATTCCCGTGTATGAAAGTGATGGAACCATCCTGATCAAAGATGATCAAAACCGGTATCCGGGCGGAGGTGCAGAACTGTCAAATCTTTTATCAGCAACCTATGGAATTGGTATGGGCAGTACGCTATCGAATGAACTGCAGGTTTTTCGATCCAGATCGATGTCATTCACACTTGCTAACAGAGTGATTCAAGAGGATGTAATGAAAAACGGTAGTCGATTCCCAATACTTTGGAGAGCTTTTCCGGATGACTCGACCGTAGTTACGCGTGACTCTGTTGCAACTCGAATCAGAAATAACATGGATATAGTCCGTCAGGATCAGGATACGGATATGTTACGTATTACTTTTAAAAGCTACTCTCCGCTTGAGGCGGCCTGGATGGTTGATCAGGCTATTGAAGGGTATACGGATCTTTCCCAACAACAGAATCGCGGTGCAGCATCATCCGCGCTTGACTTTTTAGAGCGGGAGAGAGAGTTGATTCGCGAGGAACTGAATGAAAATGAACAGCGACTGCGTGTATATATGAATGAAACCGGGCTCATTCAGGTGGATGAGCAGACAAGTGCGGCAATTGAACGGATTTCTGAGCTTGAGGCTCAAAGGCAGGAATTACAAGTTAGAAAGGTGGCTGTAACTTCAGCAATCAGTGCTTATGAGCAGCAATTGGATGAGATTAAGCCCGGTCTTGCTGATCAATTTTCAGACAATGTTGGGACCACCCTGGAGCGATATCAATATCGATTGGCCGAGCTGGAAACTGAAAAATTACTTCTACTTCAACGGAATCCGTCATTGAGAGATCAACCGGATCAGGAGCCTTATCTCGTGGAAATTGAAGATCAGATTCAATTACTGAGGAGAGAGATCAACAGAATAGCATCTACATTGGTTGATGAAAGCGCAGATGCCTATATCGGGTTTTTAAGCAATACAGACAATGGTATTGCCGGAAGGATTACAGAACTCAGAACCCAATTGATTGAATTGCGCATTGAAGAATCTCAATATCTGGCTCAGGAAACAGCAATTGATGAACGCATGGCTGCAGAAAATGAGTTTTTCAATAATCTGCCCGATAATATGATAGAATTAGCTCGTCTGAAACGGGATGCAGAAATTCAGGAAGAGCTCTTTTTGACTATTTCTCAACAGTACGCAGAAACTGCATTGTGGGAACAGACGCAGTTCGGACAGGGCAGACCACTTGATTATGCGTTTGTTCCCGATAAACCGACAGAGCCTAAGAAACGGATGATCGTAATTGTTGGATTTTTACTTGGTGGAATCGTCAGCTTGGGTGCAGTTTTTACAAGGGAATTATTTAATAATACTTTGGATAGTGTAGATCATTTGAAAGAGAGGGGATATCCGCTTCTTACTGTGATTCCGGATATGACTAATCGAATGAAAGAGATATTTGGTGATTCAAAAACAGTTACAATTCAAGGGAAATCGATCTCAACATCTCTGCTGTCAATCACAGACAGTATTTCCCCGGTAAGTGAATCCTTTCGCAGATTGCATAACAATATTATCTATTCTCATCCGGACGAAAATTTTAAACGTATTTTGATTACCAGCTCCGCTAAAGGTGAGGGAAAATCCACCGTTTCTACAAATCTTGCCGTAATTTTAGCCGATTCTGGGAAAAAAGTTTTAATTATTGATTCCGATCTGCGAAGGCCAAATCTGCACAAATTACTGGGAGAAAATCGGATACCCGGACTCATTGACACGCTCTTTAATGATGATATAGAGTTGAGTCAGGTAATTCGTGAAACTGTGGTTCCAAACCTGGATTTGTTAACCACCGGACAAGAGCCACCTAATCCATCAGCTGTATTGCAGAGTGAAAAGCTGAAGGGTTTGATTGATCAGGTTGAGGAGCATTACGATCATATTATTATTGATACGGCTCCCTATGGTATTATTACAGATGCAGCTCCTTTAATCCCTATTGTGGACGGAGTTGTTCTGATTGCACGATTTGGTGAAACACCGATAAATGAGTTAAACCAGTCGATTGAAAATTTAGAACGCGTTCATGCCAAAATTATCGGTACTGTTTTGACAGCCTATAATTACGAAAAAAGTGGAGATTATTATACTCGATCGAATGGACATTACGATTATCAACGTGCTTACAAAGACTACAACCGGAGTATTTGA
- a CDS encoding capsule assembly Wzi family protein, giving the protein MNPFYRIYSLIFLVFLITIILLTGSRIHAQHSENWSKTLILKPETLNLLPDTTDSRLNKSSYSQIRHFERNEELAMNRVEKPYAEPQSSRQACPPEPRHRWTPRLNTSGHGALTESKSQLPIVNCKLPSQDPRNTTNYSTSNIELSEPSLRNSKFNIRHSKFLFTSSLITGSGTTLPFHLHTNRLGTVDPNSTNFLNRIRALGDVYETENFKLDYGADLALRVSENSTAFFPELYAGAEYKAFRLDFGRFDRPIGLNNHDLSIGSMMVSRNAVPIPRIMFSTPDFNAVPWTNDILEFKAMYSHGWFTDERYTDSPYLHQKYLYLKVNTGPISTIGGIIHNAFWGGTHPTLGRAPQSFDDYLRIVFSRPANPDSNAPPSQISNALGNSLAAYEFALEYEGEGFNLNATRLFYLEDSVSKRFRSPWDGVWGMNLVFNDENRILNAITYEHINTRRQDAKSDQERGRAGYYNHSYYRSGWSHYSRTIGIPLITRDQETDRVDNNIIVGHHLGLRGNLNNNMSYKFLGTYTRNYGTAEGFYKAPRGSIDFGERREDRYSFLFEMNYTLKSIDNLSFSFSTAFNAGEFRESSIGGSLGVRYSFD; this is encoded by the coding sequence ATGAATCCATTCTATCGTATTTATTCACTTATTTTTCTTGTGTTTCTTATCACGATAATACTGTTGACCGGATCCCGAATCCATGCTCAACACTCAGAAAATTGGTCCAAAACCTTAATCCTGAAACCTGAAACTTTAAACCTGTTACCCGACACTACCGACTCAAGACTCAATAAATCCTCCTACTCCCAAATTCGTCACTTCGAGCGTAATGAAGAGCTTGCGATGAATAGAGTCGAGAAGCCTTACGCAGAACCACAAAGTTCTCGACAAGCTTGTCCTCCGGAGCCTCGGCACAGGTGGACTCCCCGATTAAATACATCGGGGCACGGCGCACTGACAGAATCCAAAAGCCAACTGCCAATTGTCAACTGCAAACTTCCTTCTCAAGACCCAAGAAACACGACTAACTACTCAACCTCAAACATTGAACTTTCAGAACCAAGCCTTCGAAATTCAAAATTCAACATTCGTCATTCAAAATTCCTATTTACAAGTTCCCTAATCACAGGCTCCGGAACCACACTCCCCTTCCACCTCCACACCAATCGTCTGGGCACCGTCGATCCAAACTCCACCAACTTTCTCAATCGCATCCGTGCCTTAGGAGATGTATACGAAACCGAAAACTTTAAACTGGACTACGGAGCAGACCTCGCTCTCCGCGTCTCCGAAAACTCCACCGCATTTTTCCCGGAGCTTTATGCTGGAGCAGAATACAAAGCCTTCCGCCTGGACTTCGGGCGCTTTGACCGGCCTATCGGACTCAACAACCACGATCTCTCCATCGGCTCGATGATGGTCAGCCGCAACGCCGTGCCCATTCCGCGCATCATGTTCTCCACACCGGACTTTAACGCTGTGCCATGGACGAACGACATTCTCGAGTTCAAGGCGATGTACAGCCACGGCTGGTTTACAGATGAGCGATATACCGATAGTCCATACCTCCATCAAAAATATCTCTATCTGAAGGTGAATACAGGTCCGATCTCAACGATCGGGGGTATTATACATAACGCATTCTGGGGAGGTACGCATCCCACACTGGGTCGGGCACCACAGTCGTTTGATGACTATCTGCGTATTGTATTTTCCCGGCCGGCTAACCCGGACAGTAACGCGCCACCCTCACAAATTTCTAATGCTCTGGGTAATTCCCTGGCCGCTTATGAATTTGCCCTGGAATATGAAGGAGAAGGGTTCAATCTAAATGCTACACGGCTCTTCTATCTTGAGGATTCTGTCTCTAAGCGATTCCGAAGCCCCTGGGACGGTGTTTGGGGTATGAATCTGGTTTTTAACGATGAAAACAGAATTCTGAACGCCATTACTTACGAGCACATCAATACCCGCCGACAGGACGCCAAATCGGACCAAGAGCGTGGACGTGCCGGATATTACAACCACAGCTACTACAGATCTGGATGGTCACATTACAGCCGAACCATCGGTATCCCGCTGATTACACGCGATCAGGAAACCGACCGGGTGGATAATAATATCATCGTAGGACATCACTTAGGACTGAGAGGGAATTTGAACAACAATATGAGCTATAAATTCCTGGGCACCTATACCCGTAACTACGGAACAGCCGAAGGATTCTACAAAGCTCCGCGTGGGTCGATCGATTTCGGAGAGAGACGAGAAGACCGATACTCTTTTCTTTTTGAAATGAACTACACTCTTAAAAGCATTGATAACCTTTCGTTCAGCTTTTCCACAGCTTTTAATGCCGGGGAATTCAGAGAAAGCAGTATTGGCGGAAGCCTTGGTGTGCGGTATTCCTTCGACTGA
- a CDS encoding DUF4926 domain-containing protein, with protein sequence MYNIKELHTVALLKDLPDKKLHRGDVGTVVADLSETVAEVEFVDKKGRTSVLITLEKKDLIRLRMETIPA encoded by the coding sequence ATGTATAACATCAAAGAATTACATACTGTAGCCCTTTTAAAAGACCTTCCGGATAAAAAACTGCATAGGGGGGATGTTGGAACAGTTGTGGCTGATTTATCTGAAACCGTAGCTGAAGTGGAGTTTGTTGATAAAAAAGGTCGCACTTCTGTTTTGATTACGTTGGAAAAAAAAGATCTGATCAGACTTAGAATGGAAACCATTCCGGCTTAA
- a CDS encoding MraY family glycosyltransferase yields the protein MELSLLQLTTAAIITVGVVYLTIPLLIKVAYHKDLYDKPDGERKLHDRYISSLGGVAIFIGLFIGYAISGYAEQLTGFGYLSAALVLLFFTGLKDDIMGLSPNKKLAVEILTGMLIIFGCNAFIGNFNGIFGVDQIPLYLSIPVTLFTVIVIMNSYNLIDGIDGLAGGIGLIASLFLSAGFFAAGNMPLTILALFTAIAMLGFLIHNFHPANIFMGDTGSLVVGFLLAFLTVHFIGLSEVRSFSIIYSNASTVLPIAFLAIPLYDTLTVFLKRLARGDGPFTPGRDHVHHQLLEIGFTQRQTAVMLYLVTILIGLLAISIAHLNNNIVLGVIILSMVTFLPTSGYKRFIFKKLGIIDLERYFTYQERVAERNERTSGVERSSGQKKKKEAKQVG from the coding sequence ATGGAACTATCACTATTACAGCTAACTACAGCCGCCATCATAACGGTTGGGGTTGTTTATTTAACTATCCCGCTGCTAATCAAGGTGGCCTACCACAAAGACCTTTACGATAAACCGGACGGAGAACGCAAACTTCACGACCGCTATATTTCATCTCTCGGAGGAGTTGCAATTTTTATCGGACTCTTTATTGGGTACGCTATTAGCGGCTATGCGGAGCAACTCACCGGTTTCGGTTATCTTTCTGCAGCTCTTGTACTGCTTTTCTTTACCGGGCTGAAAGATGACATCATGGGACTTTCCCCCAATAAAAAACTCGCAGTTGAAATATTGACAGGAATGCTCATCATTTTTGGCTGCAATGCGTTTATTGGTAATTTTAACGGGATTTTTGGGGTTGATCAGATTCCGCTCTATCTATCTATTCCGGTTACTCTATTTACAGTGATTGTAATTATGAACTCCTATAACCTGATTGATGGAATCGACGGTCTTGCCGGAGGTATCGGACTGATCGCCTCTCTTTTTCTGTCAGCCGGTTTTTTTGCTGCCGGAAATATGCCGCTCACAATTCTTGCTCTCTTCACAGCAATTGCAATGTTAGGGTTTTTGATTCACAATTTTCATCCGGCCAACATATTTATGGGAGACACCGGTTCGTTAGTTGTCGGTTTCCTGCTGGCATTTTTAACGGTTCATTTCATCGGACTGAGTGAGGTTCGCAGTTTTTCAATTATTTACAGTAATGCATCTACCGTACTACCAATCGCATTTCTGGCTATTCCCCTGTATGATACATTGACTGTATTCCTGAAACGCCTGGCTCGCGGTGACGGCCCATTCACTCCAGGACGTGACCATGTACACCATCAGCTTCTGGAGATTGGATTTACACAGCGACAGACAGCCGTAATGCTCTATCTTGTTACTATTTTAATCGGGCTTTTGGCTATTTCAATTGCTCACTTGAACAACAACATTGTTCTCGGTGTGATTATACTATCGATGGTTACGTTTCTGCCAACCAGCGGCTATAAGCGATTTATCTTCAAAAAGCTCGGGATTATTGATCTTGAGCGCTACTTTACCTATCAGGAGAGAGTTGCCGAGCGGAATGAAAGAACATCGGGTGTGGAAAGATCTTCCGGTCAAAAGAAAAAAAAGGAAGCCAAGCAGGTTGGGTAA